One window of Mangrovibacterium diazotrophicum genomic DNA carries:
- a CDS encoding methionine aminotransferase yields the protein MVQSKLPNTNKSIFSSVYSLIEETGALDMAIGKSDFATPQALVDLAVEYMKSGDHNYAPLEGIAKLRKVISDLVEENYGNRYNPKTEVTVSASIVQAVHTAISAVVRDDDEVIVFEPAFESYVPSIILNGGKPVYMELKAPGFTIDWEELRKMITTKTKMIILNSPHNPTGSVLSEADMMQLQRLTNGTNIIILSDESFESIVFDNQVHQSIARYEKLIDRSFIVSSFGAVYNINGWGIAYCLAPEKLMIEYRKMQQFQLCNVNTPMQYALAEYIPHHHYFDDVSALYQGKRNYFLRLLENSLYKFIPTQGSYFQLIDYSRLSDDSDQIFIDRLARDFGIAVVPVSAFYHEKTKAKLLRVCFAKENDKLEKAASLLLSVPSMIVEDL from the coding sequence ATGGTACAATCGAAACTCCCCAATACGAATAAGAGCATCTTTTCTTCTGTGTATTCGCTGATTGAAGAAACCGGAGCACTGGACATGGCGATTGGTAAATCTGACTTTGCGACCCCTCAGGCCCTGGTCGATTTGGCGGTTGAATACATGAAGTCCGGCGACCATAACTATGCACCTCTGGAGGGTATCGCGAAGCTGAGAAAAGTTATTTCCGACCTGGTTGAGGAAAACTACGGAAATCGCTATAATCCCAAAACAGAAGTCACCGTCTCTGCGAGTATCGTGCAGGCTGTTCACACAGCGATTAGTGCGGTGGTTCGCGATGACGATGAAGTGATTGTTTTTGAACCGGCTTTTGAGTCATATGTGCCTTCGATTATTCTGAACGGTGGAAAACCGGTCTACATGGAGTTGAAGGCTCCCGGATTTACCATCGACTGGGAAGAGCTGCGGAAAATGATCACGACAAAGACAAAGATGATCATTCTGAATTCGCCGCACAATCCGACCGGAAGCGTGCTTTCCGAAGCCGATATGATGCAGCTGCAGCGGTTGACCAATGGTACGAACATCATTATCCTGAGCGACGAGTCTTTTGAGTCGATTGTGTTCGATAACCAGGTTCACCAGAGTATTGCCCGCTACGAGAAATTGATTGATCGCAGCTTCATTGTTTCATCCTTTGGTGCGGTGTACAATATCAATGGTTGGGGAATAGCCTACTGTTTGGCACCGGAGAAACTGATGATCGAGTATCGAAAAATGCAGCAGTTTCAATTATGTAACGTTAATACACCAATGCAATACGCGTTGGCTGAATATATTCCGCATCATCACTACTTCGACGATGTGTCGGCGTTGTACCAGGGAAAAAGGAACTATTTCCTGCGTTTACTGGAAAATAGCCTGTATAAGTTCATTCCCACGCAGGGAAGTTATTTCCAGTTAATCGATTATTCCCGTTTGTCGGACGATTCAGATCAAATCTTTATCGATCGGTTGGCCCGGGATTTCGGAATTGCCGTTGTGCCTGTTTCGGCGTTCTACCACGAAAAAACAAAAGCCAAGTTACTTCGCGTTTGTTTTGCAAAGGAAAACGACAAGTTGGAGAAAGCTGCTTCGCTGTTGTTAAGCGTGCCGTCGATGATTGTCGAGGATTTGTAG
- the recO gene encoding DNA repair protein RecO, translating to MLEKTRGIFLHYINYSDSSVIAKIYTEKFGQQSYIISGIRSKKSSTRINVFQPLFLLDLEVYHKDGRGIQRLKNARLSVPFNQLPFDVYKSSQAIFLSELLMKCLKEEESNPELFDFLFHAACLLDLAEDGDCNFLVSFLFRLTRYLGVDPQAPPQAPFRYFDLVSASFRENEPAHNQFMNYEITHKFTELFNCDFSELEKLNFTNRHRRVLLDHLVDYYRIHLDLGGDLKSLSVLKEVLG from the coding sequence GTGCTGGAAAAAACACGAGGCATATTTCTGCATTACATCAACTATTCCGATTCGTCGGTGATTGCGAAGATTTATACCGAGAAATTCGGGCAGCAATCCTACATTATCAGCGGAATACGTTCTAAAAAGTCGTCGACCCGGATCAACGTTTTTCAGCCTTTATTTTTGCTGGATCTGGAGGTTTACCACAAGGATGGACGAGGGATTCAGCGCTTAAAAAATGCACGACTTTCAGTCCCATTTAACCAGCTGCCTTTCGATGTGTACAAAAGCTCACAGGCTATTTTTCTTTCGGAGCTGCTGATGAAATGCCTGAAGGAAGAAGAAAGCAATCCGGAATTGTTCGATTTCTTGTTTCATGCGGCTTGTTTGCTCGACTTGGCCGAAGATGGTGACTGCAATTTTCTGGTTAGTTTTTTGTTCCGTCTGACCCGGTATTTGGGGGTTGACCCGCAGGCGCCGCCTCAAGCGCCTTTCCGCTATTTCGACCTCGTTTCTGCCTCGTTTCGCGAAAATGAACCGGCACATAATCAGTTCATGAACTACGAAATAACACACAAGTTCACCGAGCTTTTCAATTGCGATTTCAGCGAGCTCGAAAAATTAAATTTCACTAACAGGCATCGTCGCGTTTTGCTCGACCATCTGGTTGATTACTATCGGATTCACCTGGATTTAGGGGGTGATCTGAAATCACTCTCCGTTTTAAAAGAGGTGTTGGGTTAA
- the porZ gene encoding type IX secretion system anionic LPS delivery protein PorZ, producing the protein MRKALLFIQLILLCASGFSVGQWTEYLSYSSAQKVIVADGKVYCVASGGLFSFDKSDNSLQKLNMIEGLSDVGIAAIGYGEQSDVVVVAYDNSNLDLLYSGEVYNMSDIKRKQISGDKTIYNILVVDQVAYLSCGFGIVAVNLEKREIKDTYYIGDNAAQIRVNDMAFDGTYLYAATENGVYKADINSSNLQYFGNWEKQTSLPNADSEFDQADYFDGKVIVNYNSESTGGDALYAWDGSYWSRYLSSVNQVLDVQVSADQLVVSSGTKVEVYSAGDQLAARVNSYELNNVLVSTIAAQSAVTDDDGLLWVADAGYSLVKVSGASSEQIEPEGPASNYVFALTMNGSDLWLADGGRTSAWNNMFYTPRFQLLRGDQWEAFDKETYSDLSGFHDIVCVTVDPNDADHVFAGSWGGGVLEFQDNQFVARYNNKNSSLQTAIPSQPDEPYCRISDLKFDSNGNLWVVNSIVDEPLSVLTTSGEWESYSLSGVQSSTDVGTMVMTEDDDMWIIIPRSQNTMIVRNAESSTSKKLSVIAYYNSGSNEVYTDMTDIYSIAMDQDGAIWFGTAVGVGVYSDPEDIWDGGSFYASRPGLDEGDGLYHPLLSTQTVTAIAVDGANRKWFGTKTSGVYLISEDGTEELLHFTTDDSPLLSDEITSLTINDQTGEVFIGTSKGLISYMGTATEGNDDYSGVYAYPNPVRETYSGDIVITGLIEDTDIKITDISGNLVYKTTSLGGQATWDGKNLRGHRVATGVYLVFGNDRYGEQSFVTKILFIH; encoded by the coding sequence ATGAGAAAAGCGCTGCTGTTTATACAATTGATACTCCTCTGTGCGTCGGGTTTTTCGGTCGGACAGTGGACGGAATACCTTTCCTACAGTTCTGCTCAAAAAGTCATTGTTGCAGATGGCAAAGTTTATTGTGTTGCCAGCGGTGGTTTATTCAGTTTCGATAAGTCAGACAATAGCCTGCAAAAGTTGAATATGATTGAAGGTTTGTCGGATGTTGGCATTGCCGCAATTGGATATGGAGAGCAGTCGGATGTGGTTGTGGTTGCCTATGATAATAGTAATCTCGACCTTCTCTACTCCGGCGAAGTTTACAACATGTCTGACATTAAACGCAAGCAAATTTCGGGAGATAAGACAATCTACAATATTTTGGTGGTCGATCAGGTGGCTTATTTATCCTGTGGTTTCGGGATTGTTGCCGTGAATCTGGAGAAGCGGGAAATCAAAGACACGTATTACATTGGCGACAACGCGGCTCAAATCCGTGTTAACGACATGGCGTTTGATGGGACATACCTCTATGCCGCTACTGAAAATGGTGTCTACAAAGCCGACATCAATTCGTCGAACCTACAGTATTTCGGCAATTGGGAGAAGCAGACGTCCCTCCCCAATGCTGACAGTGAATTTGACCAGGCGGATTATTTCGACGGGAAAGTGATTGTCAACTACAACAGCGAGAGTACTGGCGGCGACGCTCTTTACGCATGGGATGGTTCGTATTGGAGTCGCTATTTGAGTTCGGTCAACCAGGTTCTTGATGTACAGGTTTCAGCCGATCAGCTGGTCGTATCATCCGGAACGAAAGTCGAAGTATACAGCGCCGGCGACCAGCTGGCGGCCCGGGTGAATTCCTATGAGCTAAATAATGTATTGGTTAGTACGATTGCTGCTCAAAGTGCGGTGACGGATGATGACGGTCTGCTTTGGGTTGCCGATGCCGGTTATTCGCTCGTGAAGGTGAGCGGAGCATCGTCGGAACAGATAGAGCCCGAAGGGCCGGCTAGCAACTATGTTTTTGCTTTGACCATGAACGGTTCGGATTTATGGCTGGCCGATGGAGGACGAACTTCAGCCTGGAACAACATGTTTTATACGCCACGCTTTCAGCTTTTGAGAGGAGACCAGTGGGAAGCTTTCGATAAAGAGACCTACAGTGACTTGAGTGGTTTTCACGATATTGTTTGTGTAACCGTCGACCCGAACGACGCGGACCATGTGTTTGCCGGATCGTGGGGTGGAGGTGTACTCGAATTTCAGGATAATCAGTTTGTCGCCCGGTACAACAACAAAAATTCCAGTTTGCAAACGGCGATTCCGTCGCAACCCGACGAGCCTTATTGCCGAATTAGCGACTTGAAATTCGATAGCAATGGTAACCTTTGGGTGGTAAACTCGATCGTTGATGAACCCTTGTCGGTTTTGACCACTTCCGGAGAGTGGGAGTCCTATTCATTGTCTGGCGTTCAGTCGAGCACCGATGTTGGTACCATGGTGATGACTGAAGATGACGACATGTGGATCATAATTCCGCGTAGCCAAAACACAATGATTGTTCGTAATGCCGAAAGTTCCACGAGTAAAAAGTTGTCGGTGATTGCCTACTACAACAGTGGTTCAAATGAGGTTTATACCGATATGACGGATATTTACTCGATTGCAATGGATCAGGATGGTGCTATTTGGTTTGGAACTGCCGTTGGTGTCGGCGTTTATTCCGATCCGGAGGATATTTGGGATGGTGGTTCGTTTTACGCTTCTCGTCCAGGCTTGGATGAGGGAGATGGTTTGTATCATCCTTTGCTGAGCACCCAAACCGTGACTGCTATTGCAGTGGATGGCGCCAACCGAAAATGGTTTGGCACAAAGACCTCCGGCGTTTACCTGATTTCCGAAGACGGAACCGAAGAGCTGCTCCATTTTACAACCGACGACAGTCCGTTGTTATCGGATGAAATTACCAGCCTGACGATCAATGATCAGACGGGAGAAGTATTCATAGGGACGTCAAAAGGATTGATTTCGTACATGGGAACAGCGACGGAGGGGAATGACGATTACAGTGGTGTTTATGCCTATCCGAATCCGGTTCGGGAAACATATTCCGGCGACATTGTGATTACCGGTTTGATTGAAGATACCGACATCAAGATCACCGATATCAGCGGAAATTTGGTTTACAAAACGACTTCGCTGGGCGGACAGGCAACCTGGGACGGTAAAAACCTGCGTGGACATCGGGTGGCAACAGGCGTTTACCTGGTGTTTGGAAATGATCGCTACGGTGAGCAAAGTTTTGTGACAAAGATTCTGTTTATTCATTAG
- a CDS encoding non-canonical purine NTP diphosphatase — MKLVFATNNPNKLREIQHKLGSQVELVGLEDIGCKEEIPETEPTLEGNALQKAMYVYKNFGLDCFADDTGLEIEALGGEPGVYSARYAGEAKDAQANMDKVLAKLGDETNRKACFKTVIAVVIGGKSTLMQGEVDGIILTEKRGGAGFGYDPIFQPDGYDISFAEMDLTEKNKISHRARAVEKLVAFLNR, encoded by the coding sequence ATGAAATTGGTGTTTGCCACAAACAATCCGAATAAATTACGAGAGATACAGCATAAACTTGGAAGTCAGGTCGAGTTGGTTGGCTTGGAGGATATTGGCTGCAAAGAGGAGATTCCGGAGACGGAGCCAACGCTCGAAGGAAATGCTTTGCAAAAAGCGATGTACGTTTACAAAAATTTCGGACTGGATTGTTTCGCCGATGATACCGGTTTGGAGATTGAAGCTTTGGGCGGTGAGCCCGGGGTTTATTCGGCTCGCTATGCGGGTGAAGCCAAGGATGCGCAGGCGAACATGGATAAAGTGTTGGCAAAGCTTGGTGACGAAACGAACCGCAAAGCATGTTTCAAGACGGTGATTGCAGTGGTGATCGGCGGAAAATCGACTCTGATGCAAGGCGAGGTGGACGGAATCATTCTGACAGAAAAACGAGGAGGAGCAGGTTTCGGTTATGACCCGATTTTTCAACCCGATGGTTACGATATCAGTTTTGCAGAAATGGATTTGACCGAGAAAAACAAGATTAGCCATCGTGCCCGTGCTGTTGAGAAATTGGTGGCTTTTCTGAATCGATAG
- a CDS encoding LytR/AlgR family response regulator transcription factor yields MTKIKCIIVDDEPIARQYLSDYVQKMPQLELLASFSRAADAFPVVEEGKVDLMFLDIQMPGLTGLEFLRTLQRKPAVILTTAYSEYALEGYELDVTDYLLKPIPFSRFAKAVSKINPIGSSQLIQAQNNDYDSNGQGAGSRDFVFVKSGYKSVKVNLSEIVYVEGLKEYVVIHTKDKKYTKLDRMKNLENLLSGQGFLRIHKSYIVAISAIEAVFGNTVELGGLQLPIGRSYKEEIEKVLGMNS; encoded by the coding sequence ATGACAAAAATCAAATGTATTATCGTGGATGACGAGCCGATTGCTCGTCAGTATTTAAGCGACTATGTGCAAAAAATGCCGCAGTTGGAGTTGTTAGCTTCGTTTTCGCGGGCGGCCGATGCTTTTCCGGTTGTAGAAGAAGGAAAAGTTGACTTGATGTTCCTCGATATTCAGATGCCGGGTCTTACCGGGCTCGAGTTTTTGCGCACGTTGCAGCGAAAGCCTGCGGTCATATTAACCACTGCTTATTCAGAATATGCACTTGAAGGCTATGAATTGGATGTCACAGACTATTTGCTAAAGCCGATCCCCTTCAGTCGCTTTGCGAAGGCTGTAAGTAAAATCAACCCAATAGGGTCTTCGCAATTAATTCAGGCGCAAAATAATGATTATGATAGTAATGGGCAAGGCGCTGGGAGTCGGGATTTTGTATTTGTGAAATCGGGATATAAATCGGTCAAAGTGAATTTGTCGGAAATTGTTTATGTCGAGGGTCTCAAAGAGTACGTTGTGATCCACACAAAAGACAAAAAATACACGAAATTGGATCGAATGAAAAACCTGGAGAACCTGCTTTCGGGGCAAGGATTTTTGCGGATTCACAAATCATATATTGTTGCAATTAGCGCTATTGAAGCCGTTTTCGGAAATACAGTGGAGCTCGGTGGTCTGCAATTACCCATTGGAAGAAGCTATAAAGAAGAGATCGAGAAAGTCCTTGGGATGAACTCTTGA
- a CDS encoding sensor histidine kinase translates to MKKAIIHLIIWAVLTYLFYVSFSLFLPWTEALLRTLPGIFFIALMFYLSGEVLTQQFLIKRQSPLLFGVLIFVLIFVLAVARSRFLVVFPGGIGTSWNDALENSAWLDTDRNIWLAERLNSRKSPVFVGLILNSVIAVIAVLLRLYEHKADVERDSAEKLQRSQEAQILYLKSQVNPHFLFNTLNNLYGLTYAKSDLAPQMVLGLSDTMRYLIYETEQKLVPIYKELDFIRNYLDLEKMRISFPENIRASVHVQQENAFIPPLLLLPFVENCFKHGTVGKEDDGWMELDIWDEDGKLYFVCKNSFMSQTPIGRKVGIGLTNVKKRLELIYGHRYELQTTKQDDEYLVSLQFPVFGKKDEL, encoded by the coding sequence ATGAAGAAAGCGATCATCCACTTGATTATCTGGGCTGTGTTGACTTACCTTTTTTACGTCTCTTTCAGCCTGTTCCTGCCATGGACGGAGGCGTTGTTGCGAACCTTGCCGGGTATCTTTTTTATTGCGTTGATGTTTTATTTATCGGGCGAAGTACTAACCCAGCAGTTTTTGATAAAACGGCAAAGTCCATTGCTATTTGGCGTTCTCATTTTTGTTTTGATTTTTGTTTTAGCAGTGGCTCGAAGTCGGTTTCTTGTGGTATTTCCGGGAGGCATTGGGACGAGCTGGAACGATGCGTTGGAGAATAGTGCTTGGTTAGATACCGATCGGAATATCTGGTTGGCGGAACGCTTGAATTCCCGCAAATCACCGGTTTTTGTCGGTTTAATTTTGAATTCGGTAATTGCTGTTATTGCGGTGCTTTTGCGGTTGTACGAACACAAAGCCGATGTGGAGCGGGATAGTGCAGAAAAGCTGCAGCGCTCGCAGGAAGCACAAATCCTCTATCTTAAATCGCAGGTCAACCCACACTTTCTGTTTAACACCTTGAATAACTTATACGGACTCACCTACGCTAAGTCCGACCTCGCACCGCAGATGGTTTTAGGTCTGTCCGATACCATGCGTTATCTGATTTACGAGACGGAGCAAAAACTGGTACCTATTTATAAAGAGCTGGATTTTATCCGCAATTACCTTGATTTGGAAAAGATGCGGATTTCCTTTCCCGAGAACATTCGCGCCTCGGTACATGTTCAGCAGGAAAACGCCTTCATCCCTCCGTTGTTGCTTTTACCTTTTGTTGAGAACTGTTTTAAACACGGTACGGTAGGCAAGGAAGATGATGGTTGGATGGAGCTGGATATTTGGGACGAGGACGGGAAGTTGTATTTTGTCTGTAAGAACAGTTTTATGTCTCAAACGCCGATTGGTCGTAAAGTAGGAATAGGGCTCACAAATGTTAAAAAAAGGTTGGAGCTGATATACGGGCATCGCTACGAGCTTCAAACAACGAAGCAGGATGACGAATACCTTGTATCGCTGCAATTTCCGGTGTTCGGTAAAAAAGACGAGTTATGA
- a CDS encoding DUF6515 family protein, with amino-acid sequence MKTLSILVVIISLTLSVEGLYAQRTVVKTPRRTVVHSPRGTVVYRNPVVVRPVTRLPASAVAIHYRNTAYYFNAGVFYASQSGAYVRVAPPVGIRLAVLPAGYARVVTGTVPYYYYSGIFYTSAPGNEYVVVEAPVGAVIETVPAEAVAIELEGQKCVEYNGVIYRPVYRDGKKYYEVVGQLEE; translated from the coding sequence ATGAAAACCCTCTCGATACTTGTAGTTATAATTAGCCTGACACTTTCAGTTGAAGGCCTCTATGCCCAACGAACAGTTGTCAAAACGCCCCGCCGAACAGTAGTCCATTCCCCTCGTGGCACTGTTGTATACCGCAATCCGGTTGTAGTTCGTCCGGTAACCCGGTTGCCCGCATCGGCGGTCGCCATTCACTACCGCAACACAGCCTATTATTTCAATGCCGGAGTCTTTTACGCGTCGCAATCAGGAGCTTACGTCCGTGTCGCCCCCCCCGTGGGCATCCGACTGGCAGTTCTCCCAGCAGGCTATGCCCGCGTTGTTACAGGAACCGTACCCTACTACTATTATTCCGGCATTTTCTACACTTCAGCACCTGGCAACGAATACGTTGTTGTTGAAGCTCCGGTTGGTGCGGTGATTGAAACAGTTCCAGCCGAAGCGGTGGCTATTGAACTGGAAGGTCAAAAATGCGTTGAGTACAACGGTGTGATTTATCGCCCGGTTTACCGCGACGGAAAGAAATATTACGAGGTCGTGGGGCAGCTTGAAGAATAA